A single Agromyces sp. CF514 DNA region contains:
- a CDS encoding histidine phosphatase family protein — translation MTTFFLARHGETVWHADHRYAGNSDVALTRHGLGQAAALGAWAVDAELDAIVASPLSRARRSAAPSVETTGLPLRVDDRLVEIDFGDAEGLTPDELVERFPDEWAAFCRAPASNPFPGGETGRAGIARAIPVFDELVEEFPDGRVLIVAHATLIRLLFCELAGMDPDGYRDLLPVLGNCHVTTIVYPWATESDASHHPRIRLLGYDVPPWHAKM, via the coding sequence ATGACGACGTTCTTCCTGGCACGGCACGGCGAGACCGTCTGGCACGCCGACCATCGGTACGCCGGCAACTCGGATGTCGCGCTCACGCGCCACGGACTCGGTCAGGCGGCCGCGCTCGGCGCCTGGGCGGTCGACGCCGAGCTCGACGCGATCGTGGCCTCGCCGCTGAGCCGCGCGCGACGTTCGGCGGCGCCCTCGGTCGAGACCACGGGCCTGCCGCTGCGCGTCGACGACCGGCTCGTCGAGATCGACTTCGGCGACGCCGAGGGCCTCACTCCCGACGAGCTCGTGGAGCGGTTCCCCGACGAGTGGGCGGCCTTCTGCCGGGCCCCGGCGAGCAACCCGTTCCCGGGCGGCGAGACCGGTCGCGCCGGCATCGCCAGGGCCATTCCGGTGTTCGACGAGCTCGTCGAGGAGTTCCCCGACGGGCGCGTGCTCATCGTGGCGCACGCGACGCTGATCCGGCTGCTGTTCTGCGAGCTGGCCGGCATGGATCCCGACGGCTACCGCGACCTGCTGCCCGTGCTCGGCAACTGCCACGTCACGACGATCGTCTACCCGTGGGCGACGGAGTCCGACGCATCGCACCACCCGCGCATCCGCCTGCTCGGCTACGACGTGCCGCCCTGGCACGCGAAGATGTAG
- a CDS encoding biotin/lipoate A/B protein ligase family protein produces MHGEYKVPGGKLVVVDFDVVDGVIRSPRVAGDFFLEPDEALADIDGALDGLAAAADAKTIAAAVAAALRPDAVLLGFSPEAVAVAVRRALTDATSWSNYEWEVVHDPAVSPRVHLALDEVLATRVGDGRRKPTLRFWEWDESAVVIGSFQSVKNEVDPEGAERNGFDVVRRISGGGAMMMERGNVVTYSLYVPAELVQGMSFADSYAFLDDWVLQGLRGLGIEATYQPLNDIASPLGKIGGAAQKRLGSGGVLHHVTMAYDLDNEKMLEVLRIGREKISDKGIASAAKRVDPLRSQTGLSRAAIIEALIQTFVSLHGATRGTVAPDELAEAEALAESKFASEEWLYRVP; encoded by the coding sequence ATGCACGGTGAGTACAAGGTTCCCGGTGGCAAGCTCGTGGTCGTCGACTTCGACGTCGTCGACGGGGTCATCCGCTCGCCCAGGGTCGCAGGCGACTTCTTCCTCGAGCCCGACGAGGCGCTCGCCGACATCGACGGGGCGCTCGACGGGCTCGCCGCGGCGGCCGATGCCAAGACCATCGCGGCCGCCGTCGCCGCGGCGCTCCGACCCGACGCGGTGCTGCTCGGCTTCTCGCCCGAGGCCGTCGCGGTCGCGGTGCGGCGTGCGCTGACGGATGCCACGAGCTGGTCGAACTACGAGTGGGAGGTCGTGCACGACCCGGCCGTGTCGCCGCGCGTGCACCTCGCGCTCGACGAGGTGCTCGCCACGCGCGTGGGCGACGGTCGTCGCAAGCCGACCCTGCGCTTCTGGGAGTGGGACGAGTCGGCCGTCGTGATCGGCAGCTTCCAGTCGGTGAAGAACGAGGTCGACCCCGAGGGCGCCGAGCGCAACGGCTTCGACGTCGTGCGCCGCATCTCGGGCGGCGGCGCGATGATGATGGAGCGCGGCAACGTCGTCACCTACTCGCTGTACGTGCCGGCCGAACTCGTGCAGGGCATGAGCTTCGCCGACTCCTACGCGTTCCTCGACGACTGGGTGCTGCAGGGCCTGCGCGGCCTCGGCATCGAGGCGACGTACCAGCCGCTGAACGACATCGCCTCGCCCCTGGGCAAGATCGGCGGGGCCGCGCAGAAGCGCCTCGGATCCGGCGGCGTGCTGCACCACGTGACCATGGCGTACGACCTCGACAACGAGAAGATGCTCGAGGTGCTGCGCATCGGCCGCGAGAAGATCAGCGACAAGGGCATCGCCTCTGCGGCCAAGCGCGTCGACCCGCTGCGTTCGCAGACCGGGCTCAGCCGCGCGGCGATCATCGAGGCGCTCATCCAGACCTTCGTGTCGCTGCACGGCGCGACCCGTGGCACGGTCGCTCCCGACGAGCTCGCCGAGGCCGAGGCGCTCGCCGAGTCGAAGTTCGCGAGCGAGGAGTGGCTCTACCGCGTGCCGTGA
- a CDS encoding site-specific DNA-methyltransferase — protein sequence MTHDEPDRIIHADNLAVLPTLPDGRFTLIYLDPPFNTGRAQTRRATSHIRVEATDDATPPPGSKGAAGTITGFAGRRYERIRGDLLRYDDRFDDYWGFLEPRLVEAWRLLADDGTLYLHLDYREAHYAKVLLDALFGRECFLNELIWAYDYGAKAKRKWPTKHDTILVYVKNPAAYWFDSTTVDREPYMAPGLVTPEKAELGKLPTDVWWHTIVSPTGREKTGYPTQKPEGILRRIVQASTREGDWVLDFFAGSGTTGAVAATLGRRFVLVDENPEAIAVMRARFASIEGVEFEGVEPG from the coding sequence GTGACCCACGACGAGCCCGACCGCATCATCCACGCGGACAACCTCGCCGTGCTCCCCACGCTCCCCGACGGGCGCTTCACGCTCATCTACCTCGATCCGCCGTTCAACACGGGGCGCGCACAGACCCGTCGGGCGACCAGCCACATCAGGGTCGAGGCGACGGATGACGCGACGCCACCGCCCGGCTCCAAGGGCGCGGCCGGAACCATCACCGGATTCGCGGGCCGCCGCTACGAACGCATCAGGGGCGACCTGCTGCGCTACGACGACCGCTTCGACGACTACTGGGGGTTCCTCGAGCCGCGCCTCGTCGAGGCATGGCGGCTGCTCGCCGACGACGGCACCCTGTACCTGCACCTCGACTATCGCGAGGCGCACTACGCGAAGGTGCTGCTCGATGCGCTGTTCGGGCGCGAGTGCTTCCTCAACGAGCTGATCTGGGCCTACGACTACGGCGCGAAGGCCAAGCGCAAGTGGCCGACCAAGCACGACACGATCCTCGTGTACGTGAAGAACCCGGCGGCGTACTGGTTCGACTCGACGACGGTCGACCGCGAGCCGTACATGGCGCCCGGGCTCGTGACGCCCGAGAAGGCGGAGCTCGGCAAGCTGCCGACGGATGTCTGGTGGCACACGATCGTGTCGCCGACCGGCCGTGAGAAGACCGGGTATCCGACGCAGAAGCCCGAGGGCATCCTGCGGCGCATCGTGCAGGCGTCGACCCGCGAGGGCGACTGGGTGCTCGACTTCTTCGCCGGATCGGGCACGACCGGTGCCGTGGCCGCGACCCTCGGCCGACGGTTCGTGCTCGTCGACGAGAACCCCGAGGCGATCGCCGTCATGCGCGCGAGGTTCGCGAGCATCGAGGGCGTCGAGTTCGAGGGCGTCGAGCCGGGCTGA
- a CDS encoding MDR family MFS transporter — MTHRQILLVIFGLMSAMFLSALDQTIVGTSMRTIADDLGGLDLQAWVTTAYLITATITTPIYGKLSDLFGRRPLFLFAIGIFLLGSLLSGMSQTMYQLAAFRALQGIGAGGLMALPLAIMGDILAPRERAKYQGYFLAVFGISSVIGPLIGGLLSGTEEILFVAGWRWVFLVNIPVGIVALFMVVRFLHVPRFRTAEKVRIDWWGATFVVVALVPLLIVAEQGTEWGWDSAWAIGCYVVGAIGIVAFILTEIRMKQDALLPMKLFRIPTFSVIAGLGLLVGFAMFGAMMTIPLYLQLVQGATPAESGLLMLPMILGLMVSSIGSGQIIARTGRYRIFPILGTAFLALGYLWLTNLTADQGIWFIMTGMAIIGLGLGQLMQTLTIASQNAVTARDMGVATSASTFFRQIGGTLGTAVFFSLLFSRLAETLTAAFSDPDIIGPLTEAAQDPAVQADPANADILALLSTQDPAQIGDALDTDSSFLVGADPRLAEPFLVGFNDATVSVYWLGFVISVLAFVVAWFVPALPLRQVSAMQEEADANAVDLAAAAELVAQGLDEAETLTDADVAEQQPAHAKSDGRTTDAAHRRRVVAGVVPGDDEPEIDEVAHHAARLSGALLEPTTGSLHAIDDDEPPSGPRH, encoded by the coding sequence ATGACGCACCGGCAGATCCTGCTGGTGATCTTCGGACTGATGTCCGCCATGTTCCTCTCGGCGCTCGACCAGACGATCGTCGGCACGTCGATGCGCACGATCGCCGACGACCTCGGCGGCCTCGACCTGCAGGCGTGGGTGACGACCGCGTACCTCATCACCGCGACCATCACGACGCCGATCTACGGCAAGCTGAGCGACCTGTTCGGCCGACGCCCGCTGTTCCTGTTCGCGATCGGCATCTTCCTGCTCGGCTCGCTGCTCTCGGGCATGTCGCAGACGATGTACCAGTTGGCGGCCTTCCGCGCCCTGCAGGGCATCGGCGCCGGCGGGCTCATGGCGCTGCCGCTCGCGATCATGGGCGACATCCTCGCGCCGCGCGAACGCGCGAAGTACCAGGGATACTTCCTCGCGGTGTTCGGCATCTCGAGCGTCATCGGGCCGCTCATCGGCGGCCTGCTCTCGGGCACCGAGGAGATCCTCTTCGTCGCAGGGTGGCGGTGGGTGTTCCTCGTGAACATCCCGGTCGGCATCGTCGCGCTGTTCATGGTCGTGCGCTTCCTGCACGTGCCGCGGTTCCGCACGGCCGAGAAGGTGCGCATCGACTGGTGGGGCGCGACGTTCGTGGTCGTCGCGCTCGTGCCGCTGCTCATCGTGGCCGAGCAGGGCACCGAATGGGGCTGGGATTCCGCGTGGGCGATCGGCTGCTACGTCGTCGGCGCGATCGGCATCGTCGCGTTCATCCTGACCGAGATCCGGATGAAGCAGGACGCCCTCCTGCCCATGAAGCTGTTCCGCATCCCGACGTTCTCGGTGATCGCGGGGCTCGGCCTGCTCGTCGGCTTCGCCATGTTCGGCGCGATGATGACGATCCCGCTCTACTTGCAGCTCGTGCAGGGCGCGACGCCGGCCGAGAGCGGCCTGCTCATGCTGCCGATGATCCTCGGGCTGATGGTCTCGTCGATCGGGAGTGGCCAGATCATCGCGCGCACGGGCCGGTACCGCATATTCCCGATCCTCGGTACGGCGTTCCTCGCGCTCGGGTACCTGTGGCTCACAAACCTCACCGCTGATCAGGGCATCTGGTTCATCATGACCGGCATGGCGATCATCGGCCTCGGCCTCGGTCAGCTCATGCAGACCCTCACGATCGCGAGCCAGAACGCCGTCACCGCTCGGGACATGGGGGTTGCGACGAGCGCCTCGACGTTCTTCCGCCAGATCGGCGGCACGCTCGGTACGGCGGTGTTCTTCTCGCTGCTGTTCTCGCGGCTCGCCGAGACGCTCACTGCGGCGTTCAGCGATCCGGACATCATCGGGCCGCTCACCGAGGCGGCGCAGGACCCGGCCGTGCAGGCCGATCCGGCGAACGCTGACATCCTGGCGTTGCTGAGCACGCAGGACCCGGCGCAGATCGGCGATGCGCTCGACACCGACAGCTCGTTCCTCGTCGGCGCCGACCCGCGGCTGGCCGAGCCGTTCCTCGTGGGCTTCAACGACGCGACGGTCTCGGTGTACTGGCTGGGGTTCGTCATCTCGGTGCTGGCGTTCGTCGTCGCGTGGTTCGTGCCCGCGCTGCCGCTGAGGCAGGTCTCCGCCATGCAGGAGGAGGCCGACGCGAACGCCGTCGACCTCGCAGCGGCCGCCGAGCTCGTGGCTCAGGGGCTCGACGAGGCCGAGACGCTCACCGATGCGGACGTCGCCGAGCAGCAACCCGCCCACGCGAAGTCTGACGGGCGGACGACGGATGCCGCGCACCGTCGCCGTGTGGTCGCCGGCGTCGTGCCGGGAGACGACGAGCCCGAGATCGACGAGGTCGCGCACCATGCGGCGCGGCTCTCGGGAGCGCTGCTCGAACCCACCACGGGATCGCTGCACGCGATCGACGACGACGAGCCGCCGAGCGGCCCTCGGCACTGA